The genomic stretch TTGAGGATGGGTACCCACACAGGCGTTTGCTGAGAATTCTCCTGTGCTCGTACCGTTCTCTGCACTCCTCAGAGGGATGAACCAGGCCCCTGCAGGCTGCAAAACACCCCCTGGTGCCCGACAGGCCGTAACCTTGCCACCATTAGCCCCGTGGCACAGGGATTTGTGCGTGgatggaaaggaaggaggatgGAGCAGGACTCCCCAGCTCTCCCACTCCCTGTGCTGGGGACCGGCGGTGTCACTGGAGCTGCGAtgcaccccacagccaccacgGTCCATCTGGGatgaaggagctgcagagcatccGGGCCGGAGCACTCAGTGCTGGCTCCGCTTGCGGTACAGGTAGGCGTTGCTCACCTGGTTCATCACCACCAGGCTGGTGAGCACGGGACACAGCATGGCCAGGTACCAGGCGGCCCCTCGGGCGGCAGCAGTGAACCACAGTGAGCACATGCCCAGCATCAggctggcacagcccagcaggtACCCCACCAGCCCGGCTGTGGCGTGGTACAGCCGCAGCTTGCCCGGCGGCCAGCAGCCCGCCAGCTTGGGgtagagcagcagcagccctccGAGGCTCTGCGCGGCAAAGTACAGCACGGTCAGCAGCCCGGTGCGGCCGTGCCAGGTGCGCAGGTGCCCGGTGCCGTGCAGGTGCTTGTTGTAGGccaccagccccagccccagcgcCGCGCACAGCACCGCCAGCGCCTGCAGCGCCCAGTGTGCCCGCGCCTTGGCCTTGCGGGACAGCCCGCGCAGCGGCGAGGCCTCCGGCGAGAACACGAGCAGCGCCTCGGTCATCAGCAGCGACACCTGCGGGCGGAGCGAGAGGGTCGGCGAAGCCCCCGggcccggcccccgccccgcggcccggGACTCACCGCCAGCGCCATCAGCAGCGGGTGCCAGGAGAACAGGCCTGCAAGGGAAGCGCCCGTCAGCGCTACCGCGCtaccgcccgcccgcccgcccggccccgccgccccgcacTCACTGGAGCCGGGCCGCGCCAGCACGGCCACCCCGGCGGGCAGCCCCAGCGCCGCGGCGTGCGCGGCCGCGCCGGCGGCGGCGCGCAGCGAACGGAAGAGCCGCGAGTCGCTTTCGGCCGTCAGCGCCATGCTGGCGCCGGGAAACGGGAGGGCGAAGCGCCCGCAGCGATTGGACGAGGGAGCGGCCGCTCGGCTCCGGCGGCCCCGCCCCGGCCGCACCTCGCGTTCTCTGAGTGGTTGACAGGGTTGTCGCTCAAGGAGAGGGCCCGCCCCCGAGGGGGCGGGGTGGAGGCGGGGCGCATGCGTGCTGTGGCCGGCCAGCTGCCGTAGCGGGGCCGCCATGGGGGGCCGCATAGAGTGCGTGTTCTTCAGCGAGTTCCACCCCACGCTCGGGCCCAAAATCACCTACCAGGTGCGGGGAGGCGCGGCCTGAGGATGGCTGCTGGCGGGGAGGAACGACGGGGATTGGGAACGGTACACGGGGGGCGGCGATGGGGGCGTGACTGCTGCTGGATGGGCTCGGGTGCCGCGGGGAAACAGCGCCGGGGCAGCAGCGGTACCGGGGCAGCAGCGGTAGCAGCGGTAGCAGCGGTGCTGGGTAGCAGTGGTAGCAGTGGTAGCAGTGGTAGCAGTGGTAGCAGTGGTAGCAGTGGTAGCAGTGGTAGCAGTGGTGCTGGGGCCCGTCGGTTCTGCCTCCCGCAGTCCACCTCTCCTGCAGGTGCCCGAGGACTTCATCTCGCGGGAGCTGTTCGACACCGTGCAGGTGTATGTGATCACCAAGCCCGAGCTGCAGAACAAGCTCATCACTGTGTGAGTGCCGCTGTGAGGGAAGCGGGTGCCTGCCCgcagccccagcactgggcacagcccctgtcttcccacagcactgccatggAGAAGAAGCTGATTGGCTGCCCGGTGTGCATCGAGCACAAGAAATACAGCCGCAACGCCCTGCTCTTCAACCTCGGCTTCGTCTGTGATGCGCGAGCCAAGGCCTGCGCACTGGAGCCCATCGTCAAGAAGCTGGCGGGGTACCTCACCACACTGGAGGTGCGCCAGCCTCTGGCTGTGCTGAGTGGAGAGGGTCAGGGTGGGCAGTAGGGAAAGCTGCTGGACTGTGAGAGCGGTCAGACACTGCAACAGGCTTTCCAGAGGGCCGATTGGTGTCCTGCAGCCCGTCTGTGTTCATGAGGCATTTGGGCAATGCCCTCAGTTATGTGCTGTAGCTTGTGGTTATCCCTGAAGAGGTCAGATGCTTGGACTGAGTGGTCATGAAGGTCCCTGAAAGCTTCTTGCTTCTCTCCCCCTCAGGAGGAGCTAGCAcaattttctcccttctttagCTGGAAAGCGGTTTCATCTCTAATAAAGAGAGTAAACAGAAGCTGGTGCCTATTATGACCAtcctgctggaggagctgaatGCTAAAGGAAAGTGCACCCTGCCCATAGGTAGGTACTGTGCATCAAGGgcagagtggggctgggggggatgCTGCCCCGACACTTTGTCCTCACAGTCAGAGCCTGCCTGAGCCACCTTGGCTCAAAAGAATGGAGTTTTGGCCAGAAACTCCTCTGCTCATGTGGCTTCCAGATGTTCTGGGGCTACTGATGGCAAGCTCCAGAGGTGTCTCTTGGAACTGAAGTTCATCTTCCCTCCAGATGAGTCAAACACCATCCACCTGAAGGTGATTGAACAGCGGCCAGACCCCCCCATCGTGCAGGAGTACGATGTGCCTGTCTTCACCCAGAACAAGGATGACTTCTTCAACTCCCAGTGGGACCTCACCACACAGCAGGTGCGTGCAGAGAGGGTGCTTGGGATGGGAACTACCCCGGAGCTTCGCATGGTCCCCAGCATAATTCAGTGTTTCCCACTTTGTGTTGGGACTGCAGATGACTCATTCGCCCAGTGTGCAGTGGGTTTTCacaggcagcaggctgctgaTATGGATGGCTcgttattttgctgtttcactCCCCACTTCCTCCTGCCTCCCCACTCTCAGATCCTGCCGTACATTGATGGGTTTCGGCACGTTCAGAAGATTTCTGCTGAAGCAGATGTGGAGCTGAACTTGGTGCGCATTGCCGTGCAGAACCTCCTGTGAGTGCAGTCATGGTGGGGGCTGCCCAAGGCGGGGAACCTCTGCTCCTCTCACCtttccccttgccctgcagGTACTATGGGGTCGTCACACTCGTCTCCATACTTCAGGTGAGCTGATGCCCGTGCTGTggggaggctgtgctgggggcaccCATCGACCCCCCAGAGCCATGGTGAAGCCAAGCCGCTTGTCACTTGCTCCTCAGTACTCCAACGTGTACTGCACCACACCAAAGGTCCAGGACGTGGTGGATGACAAGTGCCTCCAGGAGGAGTGCCTGTCCTATGT from Lagopus muta isolate bLagMut1 chromosome 11, bLagMut1 primary, whole genome shotgun sequence encodes the following:
- the LOC125698562 gene encoding transmembrane reductase CYB561D2 codes for the protein MALTAESDSRLFRSLRAAAGAAAHAAALGLPAGVAVLARPGSSLFSWHPLLMALAVSLLMTEALLVFSPEASPLRGLSRKAKARAHWALQALAVLCAALGLGLVAYNKHLHGTGHLRTWHGRTGLLTVLYFAAQSLGGLLLLYPKLAGCWPPGKLRLYHATAGLVGYLLGCASLMLGMCSLWFTAAARGAAWYLAMLCPVLTSLVVMNQVSNAYLYRKRSQH
- the NPRL2 gene encoding GATOR complex protein NPRL2; translated protein: MGGRIECVFFSEFHPTLGPKITYQVPEDFISRELFDTVQVYVITKPELQNKLITVTAMEKKLIGCPVCIEHKKYSRNALLFNLGFVCDARAKACALEPIVKKLAGYLTTLELESGFISNKESKQKLVPIMTILLEELNAKGKCTLPIDESNTIHLKVIEQRPDPPIVQEYDVPVFTQNKDDFFNSQWDLTTQQILPYIDGFRHVQKISAEADVELNLVRIAVQNLLYYGVVTLVSILQYSNVYCTTPKVQDVVDDKCLQEECLSYVTKPGHKRASLRDVFQLYCGLSPGTTVRDLISRYTLQLQRVDERRLIQFGLMKGLIRRLQKYPVKVAQDERSLPARLYTGCHSYDEICCKTGMSYKELDERLENDPNIIVCWK